From Bos javanicus breed banteng chromosome 5, ARS-OSU_banteng_1.0, whole genome shotgun sequence, the proteins below share one genomic window:
- the CPSF6 gene encoding cleavage and polyadenylation specificity factor subunit 6 isoform X1, producing the protein MADGVDHIDIYADVGEEFNQEAEYGGHDQIDLYDDVISPSANNGDAPEDRDYMDTLPPTVGDDVGKGAAPNVVYTYTGKRIALYIGNLTWWTTDEDLTEAVHSLGVNDILEIKFFENRANGQSKGFALVGVGSEASSKKLMDLLPKRELHGQNPVVTPCNKQFLSQFEMQSRKTTQSGQMSGEGKAGPPGGSSRAAFPQGGRGRGRFPGAVPGGDRFPGPAGPGGPPPPFPGNLIKHLVKGTRPLFLETRIPWHMGHSIEELPIFGLKAGQTPPRPPLGPPGPPGPPGPPPPGQVLPPPLAGPPNRGDRPPPPVLFPGQPFGQPPLGPLPPGPPPPVPGYGPPPGPPPPQQGPPPPPGPFPPRPPGPLGPPLTLAPPPHLPGPPPGAPPPAPHVNPAFFPPPTNSGMPTSDSRGPPPTDPYGRPPPYDRGDYGPPGREMDTARTPLSEAEFEEIMNRNRAISSSAISRAVSDASAGDYGSAIETLVTAISLIKQSKVSADDRCKVLISSLQDCLHGIESKSYGSGSRRRERSRERDHSRSREKSRRHKSRSRDRHDDYYRERSRERERHRDRDRDRDRERDREREYRHR; encoded by the exons GAAGCTGAATATGGTGGGCATGATCAGATAGATTTGTATGATGATGTCATCTCTCCATCTGCAAATAATGGAGATGCCCCGGAAGATCGGGATTACATGGATACTCTCCCACCAACTGTTGGTGATGACGTGGGTAAAGGAGCAGCACCAAATGTTGTCTATACATATACGGGAAAGAGAATTGCATTGTATATTGGGAATCTAACATGG TGGACAACAGATGAAGACTTAACTGAAGCAGTTCATTCTTTGGGAGTAAATGATATTTTGGAGATAAAGTTTTTTGAAAATCGGGCAAATGGCCAGTCAAAGGG GTTTGCCCTTGTTGGTGTTGGATCTGAAGCATCCTCAAAAAAGTTAATGGATCTGTTGCCTAAGAGAGAGCTTCATGGTCAGAATCCTGTTGTAACTCCATGCAATAAACAGTTCCTGAGTCAATTTGAAATGCAGTCCAGGAAAA CTACACAATCAGGACAAATGTCTGGGGAAGGTAAAGCTGGTCCTCCGGGAGGCAGTTCACGTGCAGCATTTCCACAAGGTGGTAGAGGACGGGGCCGTTTTCCAGGGGCTGTTCCTGGTGGGGACAGATTTCCTGGGCCAGCAGGACCAGGAGGGCCACCTCCACCTTTTCCag GAAATTTGATCAAGCATCTTGTTAAAGGAACTCGGCCTTTGTTCCTGGAAACTAGGATTCCATGGCATATGGGGCACAGCATAGAGGAATTACCCATTTTTGGCCTAAAag CTGGACAGACTCCACCACGCCCACCCTTAGGTCCTCCAGGCCCACCCGGTCCGCCAGGTCCTCCACCTCCTGGTCAGGTTCTGCCTCCTCCTTTAGCTGGGCCTCCTAATCGGGGAGATCGCCCTCCACCACCAGTTCTTTTTCCTGGACAGCCTTTTGGGCAGCCTCCATTGGGTCCGCTTCCTCCTGGTCCTCCACCTCCAGTTCCAGGCTACGGCCCCCCTCCTGGTCCACCACCTCCACAACAGGGaccacctccacctccaggcCCCTTTCCACCTCGCCCACCTGGCCCTCTTGGGCCACCCCTTACACTCGCTCCTCCTccgcatcttcctggaccacctCCAGGGGCCCCACCGCCAGCTCCACATGTGAACCCAGCTTTCTTTCCTCCACCAACTAACAGCGGCATGCCTACATCAGATAGCCGAGGCCCACCACCAACAGATCCATATGGCCGGCCTCCGCCATATGATAGGGGTGACTATGGGCCTCCTGGGAG gGAAATGGATACTGCAAGAACGCCATTGAGTGAAGCTGAGTTTGAAGAAATCATGAATAGAAATAGGGCAATCTCAAGCAGTGCTATTTCAAGAGCTGTGTCTGATGCCAGTGCTG GTGATTATGGGAGTGCTATTGAGACATTGGTAACTGCAATTTCTTTAATTAAACAATCCAAAGTATCTGCTGATGATCGTTGCAAAGTTCTTATTAGCTCTTTGCAAGATTGCCTGCATGGAATTGAATCCAAGTCTTATGGTTCTGGATCAAG AAGACGTGAACGATCAAGAGAAAGGGATCATAGTAGATCACGAGAAAAGAGTCGGCGTCATAAATCCCGCAGTAGAGATCGTCATGATGATTATTACAGAGAGAGAAGCCGAGAACGAGAGAGACACCGGGACCGGGACCGAGACCGGGATCGAGAGCGTGACCGAGAGCGCGAGTATCGTCATCGTTAG
- the CPSF6 gene encoding cleavage and polyadenylation specificity factor subunit 6 isoform X2 gives MADGVDHIDIYADVGEEFNQEAEYGGHDQIDLYDDVISPSANNGDAPEDRDYMDTLPPTVGDDVGKGAAPNVVYTYTGKRIALYIGNLTWWTTDEDLTEAVHSLGVNDILEIKFFENRANGQSKGFALVGVGSEASSKKLMDLLPKRELHGQNPVVTPCNKQFLSQFEMQSRKTTQSGQMSGEGKAGPPGGSSRAAFPQGGRGRGRFPGAVPGGDRFPGPAGPGGPPPPFPGNLIKHLVKGTRPLFLETRIPWHMGHSIEELPIFGLKAGQTPPRPPLGPPGPPGPPGPPPPGQVLPPPLAGPPNRGDRPPPPVLFPGQPFGQPPLGPLPPGPPPPVPGYGPPPGPPPPQQGPPPPPGPFPPRPPGPLGPPLTLAPPPHLPGPPPGAPPPAPHVNPAFFPPPTNSGMPTSDSRGPPPTDPYGRPPPYDRGDYGPPGREMDTARTPLSEAEFEEIMNRNRAISSSAISRAVSDASAGDYGSAIETLVTAISLIKQSKVSADDRCKVLISSLQDCLHGIESKSYGSGSRRERSRERDHSRSREKSRRHKSRSRDRHDDYYRERSRERERHRDRDRDRDRERDREREYRHR, from the exons GAAGCTGAATATGGTGGGCATGATCAGATAGATTTGTATGATGATGTCATCTCTCCATCTGCAAATAATGGAGATGCCCCGGAAGATCGGGATTACATGGATACTCTCCCACCAACTGTTGGTGATGACGTGGGTAAAGGAGCAGCACCAAATGTTGTCTATACATATACGGGAAAGAGAATTGCATTGTATATTGGGAATCTAACATGG TGGACAACAGATGAAGACTTAACTGAAGCAGTTCATTCTTTGGGAGTAAATGATATTTTGGAGATAAAGTTTTTTGAAAATCGGGCAAATGGCCAGTCAAAGGG GTTTGCCCTTGTTGGTGTTGGATCTGAAGCATCCTCAAAAAAGTTAATGGATCTGTTGCCTAAGAGAGAGCTTCATGGTCAGAATCCTGTTGTAACTCCATGCAATAAACAGTTCCTGAGTCAATTTGAAATGCAGTCCAGGAAAA CTACACAATCAGGACAAATGTCTGGGGAAGGTAAAGCTGGTCCTCCGGGAGGCAGTTCACGTGCAGCATTTCCACAAGGTGGTAGAGGACGGGGCCGTTTTCCAGGGGCTGTTCCTGGTGGGGACAGATTTCCTGGGCCAGCAGGACCAGGAGGGCCACCTCCACCTTTTCCag GAAATTTGATCAAGCATCTTGTTAAAGGAACTCGGCCTTTGTTCCTGGAAACTAGGATTCCATGGCATATGGGGCACAGCATAGAGGAATTACCCATTTTTGGCCTAAAag CTGGACAGACTCCACCACGCCCACCCTTAGGTCCTCCAGGCCCACCCGGTCCGCCAGGTCCTCCACCTCCTGGTCAGGTTCTGCCTCCTCCTTTAGCTGGGCCTCCTAATCGGGGAGATCGCCCTCCACCACCAGTTCTTTTTCCTGGACAGCCTTTTGGGCAGCCTCCATTGGGTCCGCTTCCTCCTGGTCCTCCACCTCCAGTTCCAGGCTACGGCCCCCCTCCTGGTCCACCACCTCCACAACAGGGaccacctccacctccaggcCCCTTTCCACCTCGCCCACCTGGCCCTCTTGGGCCACCCCTTACACTCGCTCCTCCTccgcatcttcctggaccacctCCAGGGGCCCCACCGCCAGCTCCACATGTGAACCCAGCTTTCTTTCCTCCACCAACTAACAGCGGCATGCCTACATCAGATAGCCGAGGCCCACCACCAACAGATCCATATGGCCGGCCTCCGCCATATGATAGGGGTGACTATGGGCCTCCTGGGAG gGAAATGGATACTGCAAGAACGCCATTGAGTGAAGCTGAGTTTGAAGAAATCATGAATAGAAATAGGGCAATCTCAAGCAGTGCTATTTCAAGAGCTGTGTCTGATGCCAGTGCTG GTGATTATGGGAGTGCTATTGAGACATTGGTAACTGCAATTTCTTTAATTAAACAATCCAAAGTATCTGCTGATGATCGTTGCAAAGTTCTTATTAGCTCTTTGCAAGATTGCCTGCATGGAATTGAATCCAAGTCTTATGGTTCTGGATCAAG ACGTGAACGATCAAGAGAAAGGGATCATAGTAGATCACGAGAAAAGAGTCGGCGTCATAAATCCCGCAGTAGAGATCGTCATGATGATTATTACAGAGAGAGAAGCCGAGAACGAGAGAGACACCGGGACCGGGACCGAGACCGGGATCGAGAGCGTGACCGAGAGCGCGAGTATCGTCATCGTTAG
- the CPSF6 gene encoding cleavage and polyadenylation specificity factor subunit 6 isoform X3 — protein MADGVDHIDIYADVGEEFNQEAEYGGHDQIDLYDDVISPSANNGDAPEDRDYMDTLPPTVGDDVGKGAAPNVVYTYTGKRIALYIGNLTWWTTDEDLTEAVHSLGVNDILEIKFFENRANGQSKGFALVGVGSEASSKKLMDLLPKRELHGQNPVVTPCNKQFLSQFEMQSRKTTQSGQMSGEGKAGPPGGSSRAAFPQGGRGRGRFPGAVPGGDRFPGPAGPGGPPPPFPAGQTPPRPPLGPPGPPGPPGPPPPGQVLPPPLAGPPNRGDRPPPPVLFPGQPFGQPPLGPLPPGPPPPVPGYGPPPGPPPPQQGPPPPPGPFPPRPPGPLGPPLTLAPPPHLPGPPPGAPPPAPHVNPAFFPPPTNSGMPTSDSRGPPPTDPYGRPPPYDRGDYGPPGREMDTARTPLSEAEFEEIMNRNRAISSSAISRAVSDASAGDYGSAIETLVTAISLIKQSKVSADDRCKVLISSLQDCLHGIESKSYGSGSRRRERSRERDHSRSREKSRRHKSRSRDRHDDYYRERSRERERHRDRDRDRDRERDREREYRHR, from the exons GAAGCTGAATATGGTGGGCATGATCAGATAGATTTGTATGATGATGTCATCTCTCCATCTGCAAATAATGGAGATGCCCCGGAAGATCGGGATTACATGGATACTCTCCCACCAACTGTTGGTGATGACGTGGGTAAAGGAGCAGCACCAAATGTTGTCTATACATATACGGGAAAGAGAATTGCATTGTATATTGGGAATCTAACATGG TGGACAACAGATGAAGACTTAACTGAAGCAGTTCATTCTTTGGGAGTAAATGATATTTTGGAGATAAAGTTTTTTGAAAATCGGGCAAATGGCCAGTCAAAGGG GTTTGCCCTTGTTGGTGTTGGATCTGAAGCATCCTCAAAAAAGTTAATGGATCTGTTGCCTAAGAGAGAGCTTCATGGTCAGAATCCTGTTGTAACTCCATGCAATAAACAGTTCCTGAGTCAATTTGAAATGCAGTCCAGGAAAA CTACACAATCAGGACAAATGTCTGGGGAAGGTAAAGCTGGTCCTCCGGGAGGCAGTTCACGTGCAGCATTTCCACAAGGTGGTAGAGGACGGGGCCGTTTTCCAGGGGCTGTTCCTGGTGGGGACAGATTTCCTGGGCCAGCAGGACCAGGAGGGCCACCTCCACCTTTTCCag CTGGACAGACTCCACCACGCCCACCCTTAGGTCCTCCAGGCCCACCCGGTCCGCCAGGTCCTCCACCTCCTGGTCAGGTTCTGCCTCCTCCTTTAGCTGGGCCTCCTAATCGGGGAGATCGCCCTCCACCACCAGTTCTTTTTCCTGGACAGCCTTTTGGGCAGCCTCCATTGGGTCCGCTTCCTCCTGGTCCTCCACCTCCAGTTCCAGGCTACGGCCCCCCTCCTGGTCCACCACCTCCACAACAGGGaccacctccacctccaggcCCCTTTCCACCTCGCCCACCTGGCCCTCTTGGGCCACCCCTTACACTCGCTCCTCCTccgcatcttcctggaccacctCCAGGGGCCCCACCGCCAGCTCCACATGTGAACCCAGCTTTCTTTCCTCCACCAACTAACAGCGGCATGCCTACATCAGATAGCCGAGGCCCACCACCAACAGATCCATATGGCCGGCCTCCGCCATATGATAGGGGTGACTATGGGCCTCCTGGGAG gGAAATGGATACTGCAAGAACGCCATTGAGTGAAGCTGAGTTTGAAGAAATCATGAATAGAAATAGGGCAATCTCAAGCAGTGCTATTTCAAGAGCTGTGTCTGATGCCAGTGCTG GTGATTATGGGAGTGCTATTGAGACATTGGTAACTGCAATTTCTTTAATTAAACAATCCAAAGTATCTGCTGATGATCGTTGCAAAGTTCTTATTAGCTCTTTGCAAGATTGCCTGCATGGAATTGAATCCAAGTCTTATGGTTCTGGATCAAG AAGACGTGAACGATCAAGAGAAAGGGATCATAGTAGATCACGAGAAAAGAGTCGGCGTCATAAATCCCGCAGTAGAGATCGTCATGATGATTATTACAGAGAGAGAAGCCGAGAACGAGAGAGACACCGGGACCGGGACCGAGACCGGGATCGAGAGCGTGACCGAGAGCGCGAGTATCGTCATCGTTAG
- the CPSF6 gene encoding cleavage and polyadenylation specificity factor subunit 6 isoform X4, giving the protein MADGVDHIDIYADVGEEFNQEAEYGGHDQIDLYDDVISPSANNGDAPEDRDYMDTLPPTVGDDVGKGAAPNVVYTYTGKRIALYIGNLTWWTTDEDLTEAVHSLGVNDILEIKFFENRANGQSKGFALVGVGSEASSKKLMDLLPKRELHGQNPVVTPCNKQFLSQFEMQSRKTTQSGQMSGEGKAGPPGGSSRAAFPQGGRGRGRFPGAVPGGDRFPGPAGPGGPPPPFPAGQTPPRPPLGPPGPPGPPGPPPPGQVLPPPLAGPPNRGDRPPPPVLFPGQPFGQPPLGPLPPGPPPPVPGYGPPPGPPPPQQGPPPPPGPFPPRPPGPLGPPLTLAPPPHLPGPPPGAPPPAPHVNPAFFPPPTNSGMPTSDSRGPPPTDPYGRPPPYDRGDYGPPGREMDTARTPLSEAEFEEIMNRNRAISSSAISRAVSDASAGDYGSAIETLVTAISLIKQSKVSADDRCKVLISSLQDCLHGIESKSYGSGSRRERSRERDHSRSREKSRRHKSRSRDRHDDYYRERSRERERHRDRDRDRDRERDREREYRHR; this is encoded by the exons GAAGCTGAATATGGTGGGCATGATCAGATAGATTTGTATGATGATGTCATCTCTCCATCTGCAAATAATGGAGATGCCCCGGAAGATCGGGATTACATGGATACTCTCCCACCAACTGTTGGTGATGACGTGGGTAAAGGAGCAGCACCAAATGTTGTCTATACATATACGGGAAAGAGAATTGCATTGTATATTGGGAATCTAACATGG TGGACAACAGATGAAGACTTAACTGAAGCAGTTCATTCTTTGGGAGTAAATGATATTTTGGAGATAAAGTTTTTTGAAAATCGGGCAAATGGCCAGTCAAAGGG GTTTGCCCTTGTTGGTGTTGGATCTGAAGCATCCTCAAAAAAGTTAATGGATCTGTTGCCTAAGAGAGAGCTTCATGGTCAGAATCCTGTTGTAACTCCATGCAATAAACAGTTCCTGAGTCAATTTGAAATGCAGTCCAGGAAAA CTACACAATCAGGACAAATGTCTGGGGAAGGTAAAGCTGGTCCTCCGGGAGGCAGTTCACGTGCAGCATTTCCACAAGGTGGTAGAGGACGGGGCCGTTTTCCAGGGGCTGTTCCTGGTGGGGACAGATTTCCTGGGCCAGCAGGACCAGGAGGGCCACCTCCACCTTTTCCag CTGGACAGACTCCACCACGCCCACCCTTAGGTCCTCCAGGCCCACCCGGTCCGCCAGGTCCTCCACCTCCTGGTCAGGTTCTGCCTCCTCCTTTAGCTGGGCCTCCTAATCGGGGAGATCGCCCTCCACCACCAGTTCTTTTTCCTGGACAGCCTTTTGGGCAGCCTCCATTGGGTCCGCTTCCTCCTGGTCCTCCACCTCCAGTTCCAGGCTACGGCCCCCCTCCTGGTCCACCACCTCCACAACAGGGaccacctccacctccaggcCCCTTTCCACCTCGCCCACCTGGCCCTCTTGGGCCACCCCTTACACTCGCTCCTCCTccgcatcttcctggaccacctCCAGGGGCCCCACCGCCAGCTCCACATGTGAACCCAGCTTTCTTTCCTCCACCAACTAACAGCGGCATGCCTACATCAGATAGCCGAGGCCCACCACCAACAGATCCATATGGCCGGCCTCCGCCATATGATAGGGGTGACTATGGGCCTCCTGGGAG gGAAATGGATACTGCAAGAACGCCATTGAGTGAAGCTGAGTTTGAAGAAATCATGAATAGAAATAGGGCAATCTCAAGCAGTGCTATTTCAAGAGCTGTGTCTGATGCCAGTGCTG GTGATTATGGGAGTGCTATTGAGACATTGGTAACTGCAATTTCTTTAATTAAACAATCCAAAGTATCTGCTGATGATCGTTGCAAAGTTCTTATTAGCTCTTTGCAAGATTGCCTGCATGGAATTGAATCCAAGTCTTATGGTTCTGGATCAAG ACGTGAACGATCAAGAGAAAGGGATCATAGTAGATCACGAGAAAAGAGTCGGCGTCATAAATCCCGCAGTAGAGATCGTCATGATGATTATTACAGAGAGAGAAGCCGAGAACGAGAGAGACACCGGGACCGGGACCGAGACCGGGATCGAGAGCGTGACCGAGAGCGCGAGTATCGTCATCGTTAG